From Planctomycetaceae bacterium, a single genomic window includes:
- a CDS encoding VCBS repeat-containing protein has protein sequence MSRSVIRSATLWIVSAMLLFSAGYVLFRSDDHSQAGATPSVPDKVVSVADQNAWQTETFSDVALQRLNVIRRLIERDSDAGEDELTDLATADMSCNSLRPIELREVFSDAQVRVLRSGRDTASDVRMSMEARPPATPAYSGPGGLRAAIEALSAPLSDASQVHVKFKIYRVELTSDSAVTRADFECSGHVSGGIVQQNATWLCHWTLPSDFDEPRLSRIDLEDFEEVVNYTSSGAMFSDCSRHVLSSAVSASEQLAHGVDFWKFRMQAELKLDPYGHHGLAIGDVNGDGLDDVFVGQPAGQPNRLLVQQPDGTVSDESAAAGVDWLDRSFGVLFLDLDNDGDRDLAIVMDANLMLMANDGNGHFSERAIIYVTDDPYSLSAADYDNDGDLDLYLAGYGVQILGSGNGARGYTPPFPYHDANNGSPNRLLRNDSDWRFTDVTKSTGLDQNNRRWSFAASWEDYDNDGDQDLYVANDFGRNNLYRNDGGQFRDVAAEAGVEDIAAGMSVSWGDYNNDGWMDLYVGNMFSSAGERIAYQREFQPGALEDVRHQFQRHARGNTLFENAGNGTFRDVSVEQAVTMGRWAWGSTFCDINNDGREDIVVTNGFITGPDTHDL, from the coding sequence ATGTCACGATCAGTCATCCGGAGCGCGACGCTGTGGATTGTTTCGGCCATGCTGTTGTTTTCTGCGGGATACGTGCTCTTCAGGAGCGATGACCATTCGCAGGCAGGGGCTACGCCGTCGGTGCCGGACAAGGTTGTTTCCGTGGCGGACCAGAATGCATGGCAGACCGAGACCTTCTCAGACGTGGCACTGCAGCGGCTCAATGTGATCAGAAGACTGATCGAACGAGATTCCGATGCCGGCGAAGATGAACTCACAGACCTGGCCACCGCCGATATGTCCTGTAATTCGCTGCGCCCCATCGAACTCAGGGAAGTGTTCTCCGATGCACAAGTGAGAGTTCTGCGCAGTGGCCGCGACACGGCCAGCGATGTTCGCATGAGTATGGAGGCTCGACCGCCTGCAACTCCCGCCTACTCCGGCCCTGGCGGATTACGCGCAGCAATTGAAGCACTGTCCGCGCCGCTTTCGGACGCTTCGCAGGTCCACGTGAAATTCAAAATCTATCGAGTCGAGTTGACGTCCGACTCCGCGGTCACCCGCGCAGATTTTGAATGCAGCGGCCACGTCTCCGGCGGAATCGTCCAACAGAACGCGACGTGGCTGTGCCACTGGACACTGCCATCCGATTTCGATGAACCGCGTCTGAGCCGGATTGACCTGGAAGACTTCGAGGAAGTCGTGAATTACACAAGTTCCGGCGCGATGTTTTCCGATTGCAGCCGGCACGTTTTGTCGTCGGCAGTGTCCGCCAGCGAGCAGCTTGCTCACGGAGTTGATTTCTGGAAGTTTCGAATGCAGGCCGAGTTGAAGCTGGATCCGTATGGACACCACGGCCTGGCGATCGGGGATGTCAATGGCGACGGTCTGGACGATGTCTTTGTTGGCCAGCCTGCCGGGCAGCCGAATCGGCTCCTTGTGCAGCAGCCCGACGGTACCGTCTCTGATGAGTCCGCCGCCGCCGGCGTGGACTGGCTTGATCGTTCATTCGGAGTCCTGTTTCTCGATCTCGACAACGATGGCGATCGCGATCTGGCCATTGTGATGGATGCCAATCTGATGCTGATGGCGAACGACGGAAACGGGCATTTCTCCGAACGCGCGATCATTTACGTTACGGATGACCCTTACTCACTTTCGGCCGCCGACTACGACAACGACGGCGACCTGGACCTGTATCTTGCCGGTTACGGTGTCCAGATACTCGGTTCCGGGAATGGCGCTCGGGGTTACACGCCGCCGTTTCCCTACCACGATGCCAACAATGGATCCCCGAACCGTCTGCTTCGAAACGATAGTGACTGGCGATTCACCGACGTGACAAAGTCGACGGGACTGGATCAGAACAATCGTCGCTGGAGCTTCGCCGCAAGCTGGGAAGACTACGACAACGATGGCGATCAGGATCTGTACGTGGCGAACGACTTTGGCCGGAACAACCTGTATCGGAATGATGGCGGACAGTTCCGCGATGTGGCCGCCGAGGCCGGTGTGGAGGACATTGCGGCGGGAATGTCCGTGTCCTGGGGAGATTACAACAACGATGGCTGGATGGATTTGTATGTCGGAAACATGTTCTCTTCCGCCGGCGAACGCATTGCTTATCAGCGCGAGTTCCAGCCCGGTGCGCTGGAAGATGTGCGGCATCAGTTTCAGCGTCACGCCCGGGGAAACACGCTGTTTGAAAACGCCGGCAATGGAACGTTTCGAGATGTCAGTGTCGAACAGGCCGTCACGATGGGACGCTGGGCATGGGGATCAACATTCTGCGACATCAACAACGACGGGCGCGAGGATATCGTCGTGACAAATGGATTCATCACCGGCCCTGATACGCACGACTTGTGA
- a CDS encoding FG-GAP-like repeat-containing protein, whose translation MPRTIPPQVLLERARHALATAEYQEAERLSGQIPPDAPESDQALLIAGEAAYALNRTDQALEYYGRITADCRLEFLTAQRSVVTITMETGRLTTAENHLRNIRECVPDDPYASRRLARLLRLEGRRWESRPLLFELLRAGQFDAEDLILLGDVDLAVEVPGEFRQPSRPGSADPMTLLWQATYAGSLDELAAAEQLLRQVIAAVPQHIEAHAQLGRILLRSDRFDRLPEWNASLPETVANHPDIWYVRGAWCEDRDDRPFAVRCFAESLLRDPDHIAANYRLSQLLISLGHQPQAQPFVDRANRLQELEDVLFALNENGSDIERMRQAAVLTESVGRLWESRGWCETALRRNPRAEWAAAGSARLRALLQADTPRIVAAALPAPALDLSPYPLPEWHHLAGETAESNSSGVPQSHTVFEDVAAAAGISFQYFNGGTPDVGTMKMFEFTGGGLAVLDYDSDGWPDIYFAQGCDWPPAGSPDDSASGDFDQLCRNLGNGRFRNVAAEANAVDGAFSQGATVGDYDNDGFPDLYLGNIGGNQFFRNNGDGTFTAVTYQTGTAGAEWTTSSVFADLDGDTLPDLYVVNYLRGEKIFERVCRTRDKDPLPGICPPAMFDAEQDRCYRNLGDGRFQEVTDSAGIRIEDGKGLGIVAFAPESDGAEPTLLNLFVANDAVPNFYFVNQTAPRSGGTLKFSEEGLVRGLALNQDGRAEACMGIAVADVNQDERPDLLVTNFHQESNTLYVQIPGGQFTDSTRRSGLYSASLSSLGFGSQFLDGDLDGHPDLIVVNGHVDNYAAAGIPYRMQPQYFQGIGGAEFVEVVSDSVGEWFDRKCLGRSVARLDWNRDGRDDFMVSTLDTPAALLSNRTPAAGHYLAVQLRGVMSDRDAIGSSVRVTAGGTTFVHQLTAGDGYLASNQRQLTIGLGKADRVTSLTVRWASGLTQSFGEFEADQELILVEGMANAPCRNGEARRRSPFTAAGSGLCRSLPDFRVVRPDCQPGNARRLEIAADCQIDVAVLIEITDFQRDRSVVL comes from the coding sequence TTGCCTCGCACAATCCCGCCGCAGGTCTTGCTGGAACGTGCCCGGCATGCATTGGCAACGGCGGAGTATCAGGAAGCGGAACGCCTCTCCGGACAGATTCCGCCCGATGCGCCGGAGTCGGATCAGGCGCTGCTGATCGCTGGCGAAGCCGCCTACGCGCTCAATCGCACGGATCAGGCGCTGGAGTATTACGGACGCATCACTGCGGATTGCCGCTTGGAGTTCCTGACGGCGCAGCGCTCCGTCGTGACGATCACGATGGAAACCGGCCGACTGACCACCGCGGAGAACCACCTGCGGAACATTCGAGAATGTGTGCCCGACGATCCGTATGCGAGTCGTCGGCTGGCAAGACTGCTGCGTCTGGAGGGCCGTCGGTGGGAGTCGCGGCCGTTGCTGTTCGAACTGCTGCGAGCCGGACAGTTCGATGCGGAAGATCTGATCCTGCTGGGAGACGTGGATCTTGCGGTCGAAGTGCCGGGGGAGTTTCGCCAGCCATCGCGGCCGGGCTCTGCGGATCCCATGACACTGCTGTGGCAGGCGACGTACGCCGGCTCGCTCGACGAGCTCGCCGCCGCCGAACAGTTGCTGCGCCAGGTGATCGCGGCGGTACCGCAACACATAGAGGCGCACGCGCAGCTTGGCCGGATCCTGCTGCGTTCCGACAGGTTCGACCGGCTTCCGGAGTGGAATGCTTCACTGCCGGAGACGGTCGCCAATCATCCCGACATCTGGTACGTCCGCGGCGCATGGTGCGAAGATCGCGATGACCGCCCGTTTGCCGTTCGCTGCTTTGCCGAGTCGTTGCTGCGCGACCCGGATCACATCGCCGCTAACTACCGACTGTCGCAACTGCTGATTTCGCTGGGACATCAGCCGCAGGCTCAGCCATTCGTCGACCGCGCCAACAGGCTTCAGGAGTTGGAAGACGTGCTGTTTGCTTTGAATGAAAATGGTTCCGACATCGAACGCATGCGCCAGGCGGCCGTGTTGACGGAGTCGGTGGGTCGCCTTTGGGAATCCCGCGGCTGGTGTGAAACGGCGCTGCGGCGAAATCCGCGTGCCGAATGGGCAGCCGCCGGCAGCGCTCGGCTACGGGCGCTACTTCAGGCAGACACGCCGCGCATCGTCGCCGCAGCGCTTCCCGCGCCGGCGCTGGACCTCAGTCCGTACCCGCTTCCTGAATGGCACCACCTGGCCGGCGAGACCGCGGAATCAAATTCTTCAGGCGTCCCGCAGAGTCACACAGTTTTCGAAGACGTGGCTGCCGCGGCGGGCATCAGTTTTCAATATTTCAACGGTGGAACTCCCGACGTCGGCACCATGAAGATGTTCGAATTCACCGGTGGCGGGCTGGCCGTGCTGGATTATGACTCCGACGGATGGCCCGACATTTATTTTGCTCAGGGCTGCGATTGGCCGCCCGCAGGTTCGCCCGACGACTCCGCGTCCGGCGATTTCGACCAGTTGTGCCGCAATCTCGGCAACGGCAGGTTCCGGAACGTCGCAGCCGAAGCGAATGCCGTCGACGGTGCGTTCAGTCAGGGAGCAACCGTCGGAGACTATGACAATGACGGTTTCCCGGATCTGTACTTGGGGAACATCGGCGGTAATCAGTTCTTTCGCAACAACGGCGACGGAACCTTTACGGCGGTCACATACCAAACCGGAACCGCGGGCGCCGAATGGACCACCAGCAGCGTGTTCGCCGATCTGGACGGCGACACTCTGCCCGACCTTTATGTCGTGAACTACCTTCGGGGTGAGAAGATCTTCGAGAGAGTCTGCCGGACTCGCGATAAGGATCCTCTGCCCGGAATTTGTCCGCCGGCGATGTTCGATGCCGAGCAGGACCGCTGCTACCGGAATCTGGGTGACGGCCGGTTTCAGGAAGTCACTGACTCCGCCGGCATTCGGATCGAAGACGGAAAAGGCCTGGGTATCGTGGCGTTCGCGCCGGAGTCCGACGGGGCGGAACCGACTCTGCTGAACCTGTTTGTGGCGAACGATGCAGTTCCGAATTTCTACTTCGTGAATCAGACCGCCCCGCGATCCGGAGGGACATTAAAGTTTTCTGAAGAAGGCCTTGTCAGAGGACTGGCCCTCAATCAGGACGGACGCGCGGAAGCCTGCATGGGCATCGCCGTTGCGGATGTCAACCAGGACGAACGGCCCGACCTGCTGGTCACGAATTTCCATCAGGAATCCAACACGCTGTACGTGCAGATTCCGGGCGGCCAGTTCACCGATTCGACGCGGCGCAGCGGGCTTTACAGCGCCAGCCTTTCAAGTCTGGGATTTGGTTCGCAGTTTCTGGATGGCGACCTGGACGGCCATCCCGACCTGATTGTCGTGAACGGTCACGTGGACAATTATGCGGCGGCAGGAATCCCTTATCGAATGCAGCCACAGTACTTCCAGGGAATCGGCGGTGCTGAATTCGTCGAAGTTGTTTCCGATTCTGTCGGAGAATGGTTCGACCGGAAATGCCTGGGACGCAGCGTCGCCCGGCTGGACTGGAACCGCGATGGCCGCGACGACTTCATGGTTTCGACGCTGGATACTCCGGCTGCACTGTTGTCGAATCGGACACCGGCCGCCGGCCACTATCTGGCAGTGCAGCTTCGCGGCGTCATGTCAGATCGCGACGCGATCGGAAGCTCAGTGCGAGTCACTGCCGGCGGCACGACCTTCGTCCACCAACTGACTGCCGGTGACGGTTACCTTGCCAGCAACCAGCGACAGTTGACGATTGGTCTGGGGAAGGCAGATCGGGTAACCAGCCTGACGGTGAGATGGGCATCCGGACTGACACAATCCTTCGGCGAATTCGAAGCCGATCAGGAGTTGATCCTCGTGGAAGGCATGGCGAATGCGCCCTGCCGAAATGGTGAAGCACGCAGACGGAGTCCGTTCACTGCGGCGGGATCCGGATTGTGCCGGAGCCTGCCGGATTTCCGTGTCGTTCGACCAGATTGTCAGCCAGGGAACGCGCGGCGATTGGAAATAGCTGCCGACTGCCAGATCGACGTCGCCGTCCTGATCGAAATCACTGACTTCCAGCGCGACCGATCCGTAGTCCTTTGA
- a CDS encoding DUF1559 domain-containing protein: MKRRTGLLRGFTLIELLVVIAIIAILIALLLPAVQQAREAARRTQCKNNLKQMGLAFHNYHDVHNTFPPGVIWRDGNRNGMTDPGDIYATPRTGYMMHLYPYFEQAAIFNLIDFGVGGITWHGENLQAMNTASPPVFKCPSDGQGADFAPAWSPQTVHKSNYMAFFNGDQLGNVWNDSMARLQADGTILSVDVKAAFGVNKGARFRDFIDGTSNTMIMAEYLTGVSDEDVRGHALGDQPAGSMLFTELGPNSRLPDRVYPCCGWCFNNPKLNLPCINGDGTTTDSAGSRSRHVGGVQILLGDGSVRFISDNIDIFQYRALATVRGGETIGEF, encoded by the coding sequence ATGAAGCGAAGAACGGGATTGTTACGAGGATTCACACTGATCGAGCTATTGGTGGTCATTGCGATCATCGCAATACTGATCGCACTGCTGCTGCCGGCTGTCCAGCAGGCCCGCGAGGCTGCCCGGCGGACACAGTGCAAGAACAATTTGAAACAGATGGGGCTGGCGTTTCACAATTACCACGATGTGCATAACACGTTTCCTCCCGGCGTCATCTGGCGCGACGGAAACCGAAACGGCATGACGGACCCGGGCGACATCTATGCCACGCCGCGCACCGGCTACATGATGCACTTGTACCCCTACTTCGAGCAGGCAGCGATTTTCAATCTGATCGACTTCGGAGTCGGCGGAATTACCTGGCACGGAGAGAATCTGCAGGCCATGAACACGGCTTCTCCCCCGGTTTTCAAATGCCCAAGCGACGGTCAGGGCGCCGATTTCGCTCCTGCCTGGAGCCCGCAAACCGTGCATAAGTCGAACTACATGGCGTTCTTCAACGGCGATCAGCTCGGCAATGTCTGGAACGACAGCATGGCTCGCCTGCAAGCCGACGGGACGATTCTGAGTGTTGATGTCAAGGCCGCATTCGGCGTTAACAAGGGCGCCAGGTTCCGGGACTTTATCGACGGAACCAGCAACACGATGATCATGGCGGAATACCTGACCGGCGTTTCGGACGAAGACGTTCGAGGCCACGCCCTGGGCGATCAGCCTGCCGGTTCCATGCTGTTTACTGAGCTTGGTCCGAACAGCCGGTTGCCGGACCGCGTTTATCCGTGCTGCGGCTGGTGCTTCAATAATCCCAAACTGAACCTGCCCTGTATCAACGGTGATGGAACCACAACCGACTCCGCCGGATCTCGCAGCCGGCACGTTGGTGGTGTCCAGATTCTGCTGGGTGATGGAAGCGTCCGTTTCATTTCTGACAATATCGATATCTTCCAGTACCGAGCCCTTGCCACGGTCAGGGGTGGCGAAACCATCGGAGAGTTCTGA
- a CDS encoding DUF1501 domain-containing protein: MSTFAEPGLEQTRRYFLKTSALSLAPAALALMNGADAAASETGLDSAGSSRLPHFTPRARRVIWLFMCGGPSQMDLYDHKPQTTEMFAENLPASVRGSQRLTTFTSTQPTLPIAPSPWRFRQHGQSGVWISELLPWTARMADDLCVVRSLNTEQINHDPAQTTIQTGNQLPGRPCLGSWLSWGLGSMNEDLPAFAVMTPSWTGNSNGQPIPSRLWGAGFLPGRHQGVALRPQRDAVLYLNNPPGVSREIRRTMLDGVAELNQQKHRRIGDSRIVARIAQYELAFRMQTSVPELTDISGETDSVLELYGPEVRTPGTFASSCLLARRLVERGVRMVQLFHRGWDHHFHVPKNLPNQCHDIDQACYGLVQDLKQRGLLDDTLVIWCGEFGRTVFSQGTLTRQQFGRDHHPRCFTGWMAGGGTRPATVYGKTDDFSYNIVEDPVHIRDLNATVLHLLGIDHQRFSVNFRGLDQRLTGVEPAQIVHGILA; the protein is encoded by the coding sequence ATGTCGACATTTGCGGAACCAGGGCTCGAACAGACCCGGCGCTACTTTCTGAAGACAAGTGCGTTAAGTCTTGCACCGGCGGCTCTGGCATTGATGAACGGAGCCGACGCCGCAGCGTCCGAAACGGGCCTGGATTCTGCGGGCAGCAGTCGTCTGCCACATTTCACGCCGCGGGCACGGCGCGTCATCTGGTTGTTCATGTGCGGCGGTCCCAGTCAGATGGACCTGTACGATCATAAGCCGCAGACCACGGAGATGTTTGCGGAAAATCTGCCGGCCAGCGTGCGCGGCAGCCAGCGGCTGACGACGTTCACGTCAACTCAGCCGACGCTGCCCATTGCACCGTCACCCTGGAGGTTTCGACAGCATGGACAATCCGGCGTCTGGATCAGCGAACTGCTGCCGTGGACTGCCCGAATGGCTGACGACCTTTGTGTTGTCAGATCACTGAATACCGAACAGATCAACCACGACCCGGCGCAGACGACCATTCAGACGGGCAATCAGCTTCCCGGCCGCCCGTGCCTCGGGTCGTGGCTGTCCTGGGGACTTGGCAGCATGAACGAAGATCTGCCCGCGTTCGCGGTGATGACGCCGTCGTGGACCGGCAACAGCAACGGTCAGCCGATTCCCAGCCGATTGTGGGGAGCGGGCTTTCTGCCGGGCCGGCACCAGGGAGTTGCTTTGCGCCCGCAGCGCGACGCAGTGCTGTACCTGAACAATCCACCGGGAGTCAGCCGCGAAATTCGCCGAACCATGCTGGACGGAGTCGCCGAATTGAATCAGCAGAAGCATCGGCGAATCGGCGATTCCCGAATTGTTGCCCGGATTGCTCAGTACGAACTGGCGTTTCGAATGCAGACTTCCGTTCCCGAACTGACCGATATTTCCGGGGAAACCGACTCCGTTCTTGAGCTGTACGGCCCCGAGGTTCGCACGCCGGGAACCTTCGCATCCAGTTGCCTGCTGGCTCGACGTCTGGTCGAACGCGGAGTCCGCATGGTGCAGTTGTTTCATCGCGGCTGGGACCATCACTTTCATGTGCCGAAGAATCTACCCAATCAGTGCCACGACATTGATCAGGCATGCTACGGACTGGTCCAGGATCTGAAGCAGCGAGGCCTGCTGGACGACACGCTGGTGATCTGGTGCGGAGAATTCGGTCGGACAGTGTTTTCACAGGGTACGCTGACGCGCCAGCAGTTTGGACGTGACCATCACCCGCGGTGCTTCACCGGCTGGATGGCCGGCGGAGGAACAAGGCCCGCCACCGTCTACGGAAAGACGGACGACTTTAGCTACAACATCGTCGAAGACCCCGTGCATATTCGAGACCTGAACGCCACGGTGCTGCACCTTCTGGGCATCGACCACCAGCGATTCAGTGTCAACTTCCGCGGACTCGATCAGCGCCTGACGGGCGTCGAACCGGCACAAATCGTTCACGGAATCCTCGCGTGA
- a CDS encoding PSD1 and planctomycete cytochrome C domain-containing protein — MPTTTKFLACFTVLAIGITAIPAVCGQAPVDFLRTVQPILSRNCYACHGPDRDTREGDLRLDMADAAYESKAIVPGQPQQSELIARITSTDADHRMPPADSGKVLTDAQVELLRRWISEGAKYDTHWSFRPVTKPDLPQVSDSSWITNEVDAFILAELDRHGLTPMPEADRETLIRRVSLDLTGLPPSIDDVDRYLSDTSDDAFKKLVDRTLASARYGEHMARYWLDAARYADTFGLHEDDYQGVWPYRDWVICAFNDNKPFDRFTIEQLAGDLLPEPTTDQLVATGFNRCHVSTNEGGVIDEEFLVRYAVDRTSTTATVWMGLTAGCATCHDHKFDPLSMKEFYSLMAFFNNVDEKGRNGYFPIEPSLWLYTEPQRRSAEALEVSIQQARTGTGSSLDSNRDAEVARLTAELAALRESVPVTMIMRERVQRRPNHVLVRGQYDQQGEPVAMDVPAFLPTLTPKGATDRLAFAEWLCRPEHPLTSRVIVNRFWQQCFGTGIVETSDDFGSQGSLPSHPELLDYLAWRFMHDGWDIKDFMRLLLNSSTYRQSSRVTPIAMRLDPLNRLLSRGARFRLEGEVIRDCALSVSGLLSTRMEGPPVKPYQPDGLWEAVAHHASKTAKYTRDSGESLYRRSIYTFWKRGAPPPTMQIFDAPNRDSCVVRRDRTNTPLQALLTMNDTQFVEAARVLGTSSVQHAGPDQDRITLLFRRCLSRQPNPEEAAVLDRSLTGFRQLYQAHPEMADALIHVGDTPVPPAIDPVELAVWTMVGNQLMNLDEFVMKE; from the coding sequence ATGCCAACGACGACGAAATTTCTGGCGTGCTTTACGGTACTCGCCATCGGAATCACCGCGATCCCCGCTGTTTGCGGCCAGGCACCCGTGGATTTCCTTCGCACGGTCCAGCCGATCCTTTCGCGAAACTGTTACGCCTGCCACGGTCCTGACAGGGACACTCGCGAAGGCGATCTGCGGCTGGACATGGCCGACGCCGCGTATGAAAGCAAAGCCATCGTTCCCGGACAGCCGCAGCAAAGTGAACTGATCGCGCGGATCACGTCGACCGACGCGGATCACCGCATGCCGCCGGCCGATAGCGGCAAAGTTCTGACGGATGCCCAGGTCGAGCTGCTTCGTCGCTGGATTTCCGAAGGCGCAAAGTACGACACTCACTGGTCATTCCGGCCGGTGACGAAACCCGATCTGCCGCAGGTTTCGGACAGCTCATGGATCACCAACGAAGTTGACGCGTTCATTCTGGCGGAACTTGACCGCCACGGGCTGACGCCTATGCCCGAAGCAGACCGCGAGACACTGATCCGGCGAGTGTCGCTGGACCTGACCGGACTTCCGCCGAGCATCGACGATGTTGACCGTTATCTGTCCGATACCTCCGATGATGCCTTCAAAAAACTCGTCGACCGAACTCTGGCTTCGGCACGATACGGTGAACACATGGCCCGCTACTGGCTGGATGCGGCACGCTATGCCGACACGTTCGGCCTGCACGAAGACGATTACCAGGGCGTCTGGCCGTACCGCGACTGGGTGATTTGTGCGTTCAATGACAACAAGCCGTTTGATCGATTTACGATCGAACAGCTCGCCGGCGACCTGTTGCCGGAACCCACCACCGATCAGCTCGTGGCGACCGGCTTCAACCGCTGTCACGTTTCGACCAACGAAGGCGGTGTGATCGACGAAGAGTTTCTGGTGCGCTATGCCGTCGATCGCACGTCCACTACCGCGACTGTCTGGATGGGACTCACCGCAGGCTGCGCGACGTGCCACGATCACAAGTTTGATCCGCTCAGCATGAAAGAGTTTTATTCGCTGATGGCGTTTTTCAACAATGTCGACGAAAAGGGCCGCAACGGATATTTTCCAATAGAACCTTCACTCTGGCTGTATACCGAACCACAGCGACGGTCTGCCGAGGCGCTGGAAGTGTCCATCCAACAGGCGCGTACCGGCACGGGAAGCAGTTTGGATTCGAATCGCGACGCGGAGGTTGCCCGGCTGACTGCCGAACTGGCGGCACTTCGCGAGTCCGTTCCCGTCACAATGATTATGCGCGAACGAGTTCAGCGGCGGCCGAACCACGTGCTTGTCCGCGGTCAGTACGACCAGCAGGGTGAGCCTGTCGCCATGGACGTTCCGGCATTTCTGCCGACGCTGACTCCAAAGGGTGCCACCGATCGCCTGGCTTTCGCCGAATGGCTCTGCCGTCCCGAACATCCGCTGACATCGCGCGTGATTGTCAACCGGTTCTGGCAGCAGTGCTTCGGAACGGGAATCGTGGAAACGTCCGACGATTTCGGTTCGCAGGGTTCGCTGCCCAGTCATCCGGAACTGCTTGACTACCTTGCCTGGCGATTCATGCACGATGGCTGGGACATAAAGGATTTCATGCGTCTGCTGCTGAATTCGTCGACGTATCGGCAGAGTTCCCGCGTCACGCCAATCGCCATGCGGCTGGATCCGCTGAACCGCCTGCTGTCTCGCGGAGCACGCTTTCGCCTGGAAGGTGAAGTGATCCGAGACTGCGCGCTGTCGGTCAGCGGCCTGCTTTCAACTCGCATGGAAGGTCCGCCCGTCAAGCCATATCAGCCGGACGGACTTTGGGAAGCGGTGGCTCACCATGCATCGAAGACGGCAAAGTACACACGCGATTCCGGAGAGAGCCTGTATCGGCGTTCCATCTACACATTCTGGAAACGCGGAGCGCCGCCGCCGACGATGCAGATCTTTGACGCGCCCAACCGAGACTCCTGCGTCGTCCGTCGCGACAGGACCAATACACCGCTGCAGGCTCTGCTGACGATGAATGACACGCAGTTTGTTGAGGCCGCGCGAGTCCTGGGGACCAGTTCGGTTCAGCATGCCGGGCCGGATCAGGACCGGATCACGCTGCTGTTTCGAAGATGCCTGTCGCGGCAACCGAATCCGGAGGAAGCGGCGGTTCTGGATCGATCGCTGACCGGCTTCCGTCAACTGTATCAGGCGCATCCGGAAATGGCAGACGCACTGATCCATGTGGGAGACACGCCAGTTCCACCAGCGATCGATCCGGTCGAACTTGCCGTGTGGACCATGGTTGGAAACCAGTTGATGAATCTTGATGAGTTTGTGATGAAAGAATGA
- a CDS encoding DUF1080 domain-containing protein gives MNTAQARQGCDFRRTAMATVVLLASSAALTPDASGGNPLTQEPPAIPPRQGVRERINLFNGRDLSGWEGHSKYWSVKDGVIVGRNDDEVKVSTYLLTTRRFSDFRLIFRFQLAKSEMHSGIALWGRVAPEQGDRHTYAGHLVMFPSGYGYYDLFGRKGLGVDNVDLGTRYGHQHGWNYMEILAQGNRIRHVLNGRLIADWRDPEPNRIHEAPIGLQLHSNAEPQEVRFRDLVLETYPAEELLTISPSPDTPDIPPRTGVRETVSLFNGTDLTGWEGHEQYWSVEDGVIVGRNSSEVPVSTYLLTKRHFSDFRLIFDFRLAQSEMHSGIAHWGRNAPEFGDPYTYAGHLTMFPSGYGIYDLFGRQWLGVETRRWVRSSANSTAGTTLRFWRRATAFDRF, from the coding sequence ATGAATACTGCTCAAGCGCGACAGGGCTGCGACTTCCGACGGACAGCGATGGCGACAGTAGTCTTGCTGGCATCCTCAGCAGCGCTGACTCCGGATGCAAGCGGCGGCAATCCGCTAACTCAGGAACCACCGGCGATACCGCCGCGCCAAGGCGTCCGGGAACGGATCAATCTGTTCAATGGAAGGGACCTGTCCGGCTGGGAAGGTCATTCGAAGTACTGGTCCGTCAAAGACGGCGTGATTGTCGGTCGCAACGATGACGAAGTGAAGGTCAGCACGTACTTGCTGACGACTCGGAGGTTCAGCGACTTTCGGCTGATCTTCCGCTTTCAGCTCGCCAAATCGGAAATGCACTCCGGAATTGCCCTGTGGGGGCGTGTCGCTCCGGAACAAGGTGATCGGCACACCTACGCCGGACACCTTGTGATGTTTCCGTCCGGTTACGGTTACTACGATCTGTTTGGACGCAAGGGGCTGGGTGTCGACAACGTCGACCTCGGAACCCGATATGGCCACCAGCACGGCTGGAATTACATGGAGATTCTGGCACAGGGCAACCGAATTCGGCACGTATTGAATGGTCGCCTGATTGCCGACTGGCGAGACCCGGAACCGAATCGGATCCACGAGGCTCCCATCGGGCTGCAGTTGCATTCCAACGCGGAACCGCAGGAAGTTCGATTTCGCGATCTGGTACTGGAGACGTATCCGGCAGAAGAACTGCTCACGATATCTCCGTCGCCGGATACTCCCGACATTCCGCCGCGTACCGGCGTTCGCGAGACAGTTTCGCTTTTCAACGGGACCGATCTGACAGGCTGGGAAGGACATGAGCAGTACTGGTCGGTCGAAGACGGTGTGATTGTCGGCAGAAACAGCAGCGAGGTTCCCGTCAGCACGTACCTGCTGACGAAGCGGCATTTCAGTGACTTCCGGCTGATCTTTGACTTTCGGCTCGCTCAGTCGGAGATGCATTCCGGGATTGCTCACTGGGGCCGCAACGCACCGGAGTTTGGTGATCCTTATACGTACGCCGGGCATCTGACGATGTTTCCCTCCGGATACGGAATCTATGACCTGTTCGGCCGCCAATGGCTGGGTGTGGAAACGCGCCGCTGGGTCAGAAGTTCGGCCAACAGCACGGCTGGAACCACATTGAGATTCTGGCGCAGGGCAACCGCATTCGACAGGTTCTGA